The Gemmatimonas phototrophica region TCAAGCTCATTCAGGTCATTCAGGGAACGGCCGTCTTCACGGTCATCTGCAACGCGTTCTCGCTGTGGAAACAGGAAGTGCGGGTGCGCGGTGTGGTGGAATACAAGAAGGGGGAGCGACGCCCCATGTTCAGTGAGGCGTGGCGCACCTTTTCGGAGGGAGGGCAGGCGGTCCGGTTGCTCATTGCCTCAGGGCTGGGCTTCTTTGCCTTCAATCTGCAGGATGTGCTGCTGGAGCCGTACGGCGGGGAAATTCTCAAGTTCACCGTCGCGGAAACCACGGCCCTCACCGCCATCATGGCGTTCGGCGCGGTCATTGCCTTTGCCTGGGCGGCCAACGTGATGCGGGCCGACACCGATCCCGTCAAGATGGCCTCACACGGGGTGATCGTCGGGGTGATCGGCTTCTCCCTCATCGCGGCGGCCAGCGTGTCGCATTCGGCGTTCCTGTTCCGCGTCGGTGTCATGCTGATCGGCTTCGGCGAAGGACTCTTTGGCGTGGGCACGTTGTCCTTTGCCATGAACATCCGGGATGCCTCGCAGCATGGCATCGCCCTCGGCGCGTGGGGGGCGGTCTTTGCCACCGCGGAAGGGCTCTCGTTTGCAGTGAGTGGAATCGCCAAAGACTGGCTGTCCCACTTGATCGGCCGGGGAGCGCTTGGTCCCGGGATTACCAGTGCCGCGGCACCCTACACCATGGTGTATGTCACCGAGATCGTGGTGCTGTTGGCCACGCTGGTACCGCTGCTGACCCTGACCCGGCGCGAGCCGGGCCCGGATGCTGTAGATTCCTCTCGAACATTTGGTCTCGCCGATATTCCGGCCTGACCGGTTACCCTCCGCACCGGAGTCGTCCCATGATGGAGTACATCGATGGTGCCCAGATCGCGCTGTATGCGTTCTGGCTGTTCTTCTTCGGCCTGATCATCTATCTCCGCCGCGAAGACAAGCGTGAAGGGTACCCGCTCGAATCGCCGCAGGGGCCGCGTGATGGCTGGCCAAAGGGAGCACCCAAGAAAACGTACGTTCACCGTGATCACGGCGGGGAGGGCACGCACTGATGTCAGACGTCAAGTTCGTTCCGGCAGATAACTACAACGGCTCGCCCATCATCCCCACGGGTAACCCGATGATCGATGGCGTGGGACCGGCCTCGTGGGCCGAAGATCGTCGCGACGAGCCCGATCTCACCTACCACGGCTCGCACAAGATCGTCCCGATGCGCCTCGATCCCACCTTCTCGATTGCCAAGGGTGATCCGGATCCGCGTGGGCTGCCCGTTATTGCGGCCGACAAGCAGGTGGCCGGCACGGTGGTGGAGCTGTGGGTCAACCGCTCCGAGCCGCAGGTGAGCTACTACGAAGTGCAGCTCGCCAGCGGCGAGCGTCGGGTACTCCTGCCGACCGGTTATGTCCAGTGGCCCAACTTCGGACTCTGGGGCAACGACAAGTTGCTCGTGAAGTCCATCACGGCCGCGCAGTTTGCCAACGTCCCCGCCACGAAGCGCGACGATCAGATCACGCTCCTCGAAGAGGACAAGATCTGTGCGTACTACGCTGGTGGACACATGTACGCGTTCGCGGAACGCTCGCAGCCGATCATCTGATTATGAGCCAGCCGGGCGACGGCACGCCGACGGAACCGCAGTACATTCGCGGCGTGCCGCACCCGCTCCCTGAGGGAGAGCGGTTGTTGTGGGAGGGTGCTCCCGCCATGAAGCCAGTATCCACGCACGTGTTCCACTGGCGCCTCATCGTGGCATACTTTGCCGCCATGCTCGCCTTCTGGGCGGTGAGTACGGAGCACCAGCCTGGCAGCGAGGTGTACCTGGCCAGTGCGGTGGTACGTGTGTCGCTGTCCCTCTTCGTGCTGCTGGCGGTGCTTGGACTGTCACGGGCCGTCGCCACCACCTCGTGGTACGCCATTACGAGCAAACGCATTGTCATGCGGGTCGGGATGGCGTTCCCCATGTCCATCAACATTCCGTTCACCATCATCGAGTCGGCCGGCCTCGGCCTGTTCAAAGATGGCACGGGGCAGGTCACGGTGACGCTGCAGAAGCAGAGCCGCATTGCCTACATCGCGCTGTGGCCGCATTGCCGCGTGTTCCGCTTCACCAATCCGGAGCCGGTGTTGCGTGGGCTTGAAGAACCGCACAAGGTCGCGGAGATTCTCGCCACTGCGGTTGCTGAAGCCGCCGGTGCCGACACGCGCGTGGAGCGCGGCGGGGTTGCCGGTCGTTCCGGAAACAGCATGGGCGTGCCCGCCACGGCGGGAGCGTAAGGGTGAGTCAGCAACAGCAGCCGCCCAGCATTGTCTTTGAGCCGGAACCGGGAGAGCGCCCCGGTGGTGCGCCACCCCTCACGGTGCCCAAACCGGCGCTGCAGATGGCCGGGCTGCTCATTGCCACGGTGTTTGCCCTCGCCATTGCCGCGCGGTTTTTCGGCTTTGGCGCCTTCCGTGAGTTGCCCACCACCATTCTCATTGAGCGCTCGCTGCGCTTTGAGGATGCGCCGAATCAGGGCATTACGGTCATCGATGCGTCCACCAACAAGGTGGCGGTGGTTCTGGAGCCGGGCAGCAACGGGTTCCTGCGTGGTGCGTTGCGCGCGCTTACGCGCAGTCGCCGCGCGGCGGGCATTGGTTCTTCGGAGCCGTTTCGTGTGGTGCGCTACACCGACGGACGCCTCGTGCTGCACGACGACGCCACCGGACAGCAGATCACCATCACGAGCTTCGGCCCCACGCAGATTGAGAGTTTCGACAATCTGCTGAAGGAAAAGCCGGGCCCGGGACCGACAGTGGCGCCGCCGTTCGTGCCGGTGCAGTAAGCAAGCGAGGGGGCGATGCCATGGCATCGCCCCCGATTTACTTACGCCCCGGCAGTTCTGCCGTCTTGCTGTACCCCAACCGCTTTATCCCCGCCGCCCCTCCGCCTTCACCGTCACGTTGCACGTGAGTTCCCCCACGCGCAGCCGACGATAGAACACGATGTTCACGGTCACCTGGAGCAGGCCGTCGGGGGCGAAGCGGCCGGTCAGGCGCGTGGTCAGTGCCGTCATCGTGCGCGCCTGATCCGGGACAATGCGGAACGTGCTGGCGAAGTAGCCATCCGGGTCTACCGTACTCGGAAAGACATCGCCCCCCTGAAATGCCACGGCCAGTGTATCGGCGCCCGGGATATGCGTTACC contains the following coding sequences:
- a CDS encoding BCD family MFS transporter, producing MASASDKIVSLWRSVGSEWLPFADVATNDVPLSRLLRLSLFQLSVGMVQTLFVGTLNRVMILELRVPASLVAIMLAIPLLVAPFRALVGFKSDTHKSILGWKRVPYLWLGTQMQFGGLAIMPFALLVLSEGGGRAPLWVAYAGTGLAFLLVGAGAHTTQTAGLALATDIVKEDKRPRVIALMYLMMLMGTLVSALVLERLLQGFTPFKLIQVIQGTAVFTVICNAFSLWKQEVRVRGVVEYKKGERRPMFSEAWRTFSEGGQAVRLLIASGLGFFAFNLQDVLLEPYGGEILKFTVAETTALTAIMAFGAVIAFAWAANVMRADTDPVKMASHGVIVGVIGFSLIAAASVSHSAFLFRVGVMLIGFGEGLFGVGTLSFAMNIRDASQHGIALGAWGAVFATAEGLSFAVSGIAKDWLSHLIGRGALGPGITSAAAPYTMVYVTEIVVLLATLVPLLTLTRREPGPDAVDSSRTFGLADIPA
- the puhA gene encoding photosynthetic reaction center subunit H, encoding MSDVKFVPADNYNGSPIIPTGNPMIDGVGPASWAEDRRDEPDLTYHGSHKIVPMRLDPTFSIAKGDPDPRGLPVIAADKQVAGTVVELWVNRSEPQVSYYEVQLASGERRVLLPTGYVQWPNFGLWGNDKLLVKSITAAQFANVPATKRDDQITLLEEDKICAYYAGGHMYAFAERSQPII
- the puhB gene encoding photosynthetic complex putative assembly protein PuhB, whose translation is MSQPGDGTPTEPQYIRGVPHPLPEGERLLWEGAPAMKPVSTHVFHWRLIVAYFAAMLAFWAVSTEHQPGSEVYLASAVVRVSLSLFVLLAVLGLSRAVATTSWYAITSKRIVMRVGMAFPMSINIPFTIIESAGLGLFKDGTGQVTVTLQKQSRIAYIALWPHCRVFRFTNPEPVLRGLEEPHKVAEILATAVAEAAGADTRVERGGVAGRSGNSMGVPATAGA
- the puhC gene encoding photosynthetic complex assembly protein PuhC; the encoded protein is MSQQQQPPSIVFEPEPGERPGGAPPLTVPKPALQMAGLLIATVFALAIAARFFGFGAFRELPTTILIERSLRFEDAPNQGITVIDASTNKVAVVLEPGSNGFLRGALRALTRSRRAAGIGSSEPFRVVRYTDGRLVLHDDATGQQITITSFGPTQIESFDNLLKEKPGPGPTVAPPFVPVQ